GAATGCGCCCATAGTACTTCGGACCATCTTAACCTCTTTGAAAATTGATAACTCGCTCAATGGTTAAGATCGTAGCGTAATACCCACGCTGACTCAATCACAGGCCGGAATCATTTGCCCAAAGGGCCCAGAATCCAACCTTCGGACGCAATCTGAGCATTTCTGGAGAACGAGAGGTGCCGGCCGAGGTCAAACGCATGAATTTCAAAGGCATATCGCCCATCTCTCAAGAACTGAACAATCTTCATTGCGTCCCGCTCGTCACCACTTAGGTCATCCCTCGCGTCAGGCATCTCAAGCAACGCGGGGTACACCTCCGCAAAGGTATGTACGCCCCTCAGTTCGCCTTCGAACGGCCAGACCTGAAAGTCCACTTCACCGCGCTCCCGCGCCTCAATGAGTTCAGACATGCATGCTAGGAATGTGACCGTATGAAAGCCGACCGCAGCACCTGACCCCATGTAGAAGGCGCTCAAGCATTGAGGCGTCAAAAGGTCCGTTTGCCTGAAATAGGCCACGTCATGGGCGAGATAGAAACGCCGATCGTTTCTGGACTCGTTAAACCTAAACGGCCCCCCCTCAAACTGCTCATTGATCGCAGCCGCCACGTCTCGGGCTCGCTCGTGCTTTCGCTCCAGACGGCCAAACTCCTTAACCATGGCCGACCAGTCCTCCACGCCAATCCACGCGCGAGCAAACCCGGCTGGAAATCCAAAAGCCGCGTCCACACCTATCAGATGAGGTTCGGGATGCTTTAGGAGTTCAAAGAGAAACTCAAGAGCCTCGTTTCGTGTCCATTTCCGCTTCATGCTAGGCGGCCTGACTAACTCCAACCCTCCTAAGTCCCCGCGAGCAACGGCGAGGTTAACCCGGTCGGCACGCGTTGCGGCGCCGGACCAGTCGATTCCAACCCAATTTTCGAACATCTTTCACCACTCAAACGACACACCACCCGCCAAGAAGAAAGGCAGGCGGAAATCCTCGTCCGGTAGGATGCTCACGCCCGTTTCAAGGCGCAATCTAAGTGATTCACCTGGCTTGAACGCCACGCCGACACCACCTCTTAAGAGTGGGGAGATATCTTCATTGGTGGCAGCGCGAGCATGAACTCCAGCTGCAATATGAGGCGCAACTTTACTATCGAGAAGACCCAGCAAGAACTGAAAACCGCCTTCAAAGAAGAAGCCCTGGTCCTCGTTGAGCAAACCCGGCGCAAGCCGCAATTCCCCGGCGAACCAAGGTGTGGTGAGTACACCAACGCGCAAGTCTAAGTTGAGTCCGTCGTCACTCCAGCCCGCGAGAGCACTGGTCCACACGGGCGGCCCCGACGAATCAGCGTCGCTCGCCTCAGGTTCCACCACCTTTAGCGGAATCGTGGCGATAGGCGTATCGTAGGCCATCAAGCGCAACTCACCGTCCACAGCCTCGGCGTTGGGTACAATTTGCACGAGCAATTCGTCAGGGGCTTCGCTTCCAAAGGCATTGACGATTACGCCCTCAGGCGCCTCGACACGCAGACCTTTTGTGCGAATCGGCTCAAACCGCAATGAAAGCCCCAGGACCTCGCCGCGCTCCGCCTGTACAGACTCCGGAAGCTCAACGGGCTTTGGCGGCTCGCTTTTGAGTGCCAAGGAAGCGCTACGTCCCTGCCCTTCACATTTGACGGTTAGGTTTCCGACCTGCTTGATCTCAAAGCGCGGGCCCATCGCCTCAACACCACACTTTTTCCCCGGAGGAGCACTGAGCGACGCACCTAGCCAGAGAGCGTTCGATGCGCCTGAAACCATGCCATTCTCAGAGACTTTGACTGACTCGACCTGAAACACCTTGGGCTTCGATGGCACACTCTCAAAGAGCTCTGAATCTACGCTCGAAACTGCGGCATAATACGTGCCGGGAGGCAGCTCCTTGACTTCCAGTCGTCGAACGTCGGCCGCCACGAACCCAGAAAAGAACACGTCAGCTCCCTTCATGTCTCGGCTCAGTTCCACATAGTATCGCTCAGCATCCTTTATCGGCTCCCATGTCGCTGAAATAGATGCCGGCGTATCTCCCAAGGTAAGGCCATAGGTCTGAGATTCGTCGGTCCACTTTGGCGTTTCAGGCAGTGCTCTTGGCCGCTCGGGCGCTTTATCTTGAACTACGCGTGTTCCGAATCCTGCCTTCACCTGAACGTTGCGTCCCTGTGACTTACCTTTGCCGCTAACTCGAATTGGAGAACCGCTCTGATTTTCCACACGCGTCGTGCCATCGTCGTCTACGCTGACTTGTTTGACCCCTGCCTCCATCTCGGCCTGAGCACTGGGTGTTTCCACGTCAATCCCGCCCGAAAGCTGGGTGAGGCGAGCCTTGAGCTTACCTTTTTCGACCTGGGCGCGAGGCACGCTACGCGCCAGAACATCGGCCTTTCGTGGACCGTAGATCACAACCAGCGTGTTTTCACTCATCGCAAGTTCAGACTGATCTCGGAACGCGAGCTCCGCTCTCGACTCCTCGAGCGTGTTGACTTTCCACGCACGAAAAAGCGGCATGCCACGCTCAGCGTCTTGCCATTGCGTCTCCGGTCCCGCTGACTTCACGGCTCCGAACGCTTGTTGTACCGCAGCCTCTGGGCGAGGCTTTAGCTTCGGAAGTTTCAAAGCGGTTCCGGGAGTACACGCGTACGCGGTCGCGCTTAAATCGTTGAACGCATGGATGATATCGTAGGCATAGACATCTCCGTAGAACTGCCGCGCGATAGACGTACAGGTGTCTCCATCTTTGACGACGTAGTCCTCAAAACTCTCCACGTCGTCCGGCCCAACCTGAGCATGGACCGCTCCGGGAAGGAAAGTGAGAGCCATGCCCAAAAGACCCGAGGCCAAAACATTGTATTTCATATCAACTCCCACGACGCTTTTTTCGTACGGCCCGTTCGAGCTTCTTGAGTAATTGAGCCGGGTCCACGGGAATCCCGACCACGTCACTCACACCGAGTTTGAGCAATGATGTGCTCTTTTCAAAATCCGAGAGCTCGGCCAAAACCAACA
This Microvenator marinus DNA region includes the following protein-coding sequences:
- a CDS encoding FecR domain-containing protein — protein: MKYNVLASGLLGMALTFLPGAVHAQVGPDDVESFEDYVVKDGDTCTSIARQFYGDVYAYDIIHAFNDLSATAYACTPGTALKLPKLKPRPEAAVQQAFGAVKSAGPETQWQDAERGMPLFRAWKVNTLEESRAELAFRDQSELAMSENTLVVIYGPRKADVLARSVPRAQVEKGKLKARLTQLSGGIDVETPSAQAEMEAGVKQVSVDDDGTTRVENQSGSPIRVSGKGKSQGRNVQVKAGFGTRVVQDKAPERPRALPETPKWTDESQTYGLTLGDTPASISATWEPIKDAERYYVELSRDMKGADVFFSGFVAADVRRLEVKELPPGTYYAAVSSVDSELFESVPSKPKVFQVESVKVSENGMVSGASNALWLGASLSAPPGKKCGVEAMGPRFEIKQVGNLTVKCEGQGRSASLALKSEPPKPVELPESVQAERGEVLGLSLRFEPIRTKGLRVEAPEGVIVNAFGSEAPDELLVQIVPNAEAVDGELRLMAYDTPIATIPLKVVEPEASDADSSGPPVWTSALAGWSDDGLNLDLRVGVLTTPWFAGELRLAPGLLNEDQGFFFEGGFQFLLGLLDSKVAPHIAAGVHARAATNEDISPLLRGGVGVAFKPGESLRLRLETGVSILPDEDFRLPFFLAGGVSFEW